A single genomic interval of Oryza sativa Japonica Group chromosome 7, ASM3414082v1 harbors:
- the LOC4343427 gene encoding WAT1-related protein At5g64700 produces the protein MSSGGAKAYAAVVLIRIMYSGMHVMSKIALDQGMNPLVFLFYRHTTAALVLIPITFVLERRKAKPVTLKIAGKMFVHALYGVTACGDLFNLGLNYTSAASSSALYNVQPVVTFVLAVVFGMESMKLKKFHGNVKAAGILFCIAGVTILAFYEGPMFKSFNHHHLFQQGSSSSTSSSGDTHSKKQWAFGIFLMTLSNILAGLWTVLQGPLIEDTSKLMNTTLQICCASVQAFVVAVAAERDFSKWKLGWNVELGAVIYSGVVVTALSYYMQMWTIAKRGPVFLAMSMPLTFIFTIIMSSFILGDAVSLGSIFAGILLIGGLYNVLWGKNIEEKDEMNKIGASKTGLELELHDSEAQVPDDDAAKV, from the exons ATGAGTAGTGGCGGCGCTAAGGCCTATGCGGCCGTTGTTCTGATCAGGATCATGTACTCTGGTATGCATGTGATGAGCAAGATCGCCTTGGATCAAGGCATGAACCCCTTGGTGTTTCTGTTCTATCGGCATACCACTGCTGCACTCGTGCTGATCCCTATTACTTTTGTTCTAGAGAG GCGGAAAGCTAAACCGGTGACGTTAAAAATTGCAGGGAAAATGTTTGTACATGCCTTATATGG gGTGACAGCTTGTGGCGACTTATTTAACCTTGGTCTCAATTATACTTCGGCAGCATCATCATCAGCATTGTACAACGTTCAACCAGTGGTTACCTTTGTCCTTGCTGTTGTATTTGG GATGGAGTCTATGAAACTGAAGAAGTTCCATGGAAATGTAAAAGCGGCAGGTATTCTGTTCTGCATCGCCGGTGTCACAATTTTGGCCTTCTACGAGGGGCCAATGTTCAAATCGTTCAACCATCACCACCTCTTTCAgcaaggcagcagcagcagcacttcTTCTTCAGGAGATACCCATTCCAAGAAGCAATGGGCATTTGGAATCTTCCTCATGACACTCTCTAACATTTTAGCAGGCCTATGGACAGTTCTCCAG GGTCCACTGATAGAAGACACTTCCAAGTTGATGAACACCACGCTGCAGATCTGTTGCGCATCAGTCCAAGCTTTCGTTGTGGCTGTTGCAGCCGAGAGGGACTTCTCCAAGTGGAAGCTAGGATGGAATGTCGAGCTTGGTGCAGTAATCTACAGT GGTGTGGTCGTCACCGCACTATCGTACTACATGCAAATGTGGACGATTGCGAAGAGGGGCCCGGTGTTCCTTGCCATGTCGATGCCGCTTACTTTCATATTCACAATTATCATGTCCTCATTCATTTTAGGGGATGCAGTTAGCCTAGGAAG TATTTTTGCTGGGATACTACTGATCGGAGGCTTGTACAATGTTCTGTGGGGGAAAAACATAGAGGAGAAGGACGAGATGAACAAGATTGGTGCAAGCAAAACCggcctggagctggagctgcatgACAGCGAGGCTCAAGTGCctgatgatgatgcagcaaaggtctaa